A stretch of bacterium DNA encodes these proteins:
- a CDS encoding CRTAC1 family protein, which translates to MSMRGVSMWPIALAAAVLLVLPTASFALQFTDITDVAGVGDRGHGKGVAFADVDGDGDLDLYVSNKGGENALFINDGTGIFAAAGREAGDRLDDPGFSMGSCFGDIDNDGDQDLYIVKGGRYEIEANRLLLNDGGRFVDVTSRAGVGSKEFTYSAAFADVDNDGYLDLYLANYGVGAANTLYRNNGDGTFTDVTVDAGVGDRGWSWSAVFSDVNGDGFPDLYVVNGRYPAGEPNRLYINNGDGTFRDASRDAGVADGNWGLGAAFADVDTDGDFDLFVSNYVGPNKLYLNDGSGVFTDVSEASGLADEGWGKGPSFGDVDHDGDLDLYEGDCKLANKLYLNDGRGVFTDVANEYPVLKNETVRTKGTAFADIDNDGDLDLYVVNWGVSNKLYRNELNDNRYLKVRLKGTVSNADAVGARVSVSSGGRLVGVQEVKTLTGFCSQAPLELHFGLPASGDYQVDVVFPSGLKASGIYENGQTVTIVEGS; encoded by the coding sequence ATGAGCATGAGGGGAGTTTCCATGTGGCCGATTGCCTTGGCGGCGGCAGTACTCCTTGTCCTTCCCACGGCGTCTTTCGCCCTTCAGTTCACGGATATCACCGACGTGGCCGGAGTGGGTGACAGGGGCCACGGGAAAGGGGTCGCCTTTGCGGATGTTGATGGCGATGGAGATCTGGATCTTTACGTCTCCAACAAGGGCGGCGAGAACGCCCTGTTCATCAACGACGGCACCGGTATCTTCGCAGCGGCAGGCCGGGAAGCGGGGGACAGGCTCGACGATCCAGGTTTTTCCATGGGCTCATGCTTCGGGGATATAGACAACGACGGTGATCAGGACCTTTACATCGTCAAGGGAGGCCGATACGAGATAGAGGCCAATCGCCTTCTCCTCAATGATGGCGGACGCTTTGTCGACGTGACCTCGAGGGCTGGCGTGGGTTCCAAGGAGTTTACCTATTCAGCCGCTTTTGCTGATGTGGACAACGACGGCTACCTGGACCTCTACCTGGCCAATTACGGTGTCGGGGCCGCCAATACCCTGTACCGGAACAACGGCGACGGGACTTTCACCGATGTGACGGTCGATGCAGGAGTCGGGGACAGGGGCTGGAGCTGGAGCGCTGTCTTTTCCGATGTGAACGGGGACGGGTTCCCGGATCTTTACGTCGTCAACGGACGGTATCCTGCCGGTGAACCGAACCGGCTTTACATCAACAACGGCGATGGTACGTTCAGGGACGCCTCACGGGATGCAGGCGTTGCCGATGGAAACTGGGGCCTGGGCGCCGCCTTCGCGGATGTCGATACCGATGGCGATTTCGACCTTTTCGTGTCCAACTATGTGGGTCCCAACAAGCTTTATCTCAACGACGGCTCGGGGGTCTTTACCGATGTTTCCGAAGCCTCCGGCCTGGCTGACGAGGGATGGGGCAAAGGTCCCTCCTTCGGCGACGTGGACCATGACGGTGACCTGGACCTTTACGAGGGTGACTGCAAGCTTGCCAACAAGCTCTACCTTAACGACGGCCGCGGCGTTTTCACAGATGTGGCTAACGAGTACCCTGTCCTGAAGAACGAAACGGTGAGAACCAAAGGGACTGCTTTTGCCGACATCGACAACGACGGTGACCTGGACCTGTACGTTGTCAACTGGGGCGTCAGCAACAAGCTGTATCGGAACGAACTCAACGATAACCGTTACCTGAAGGTCCGCCTGAAGGGGACGGTGAGTAACGCCGATGCCGTGGGCGCCAGGGTCAGTGTTTCCAGCGGCGGCAGGCTCGTCGGTGTCCAGGAGGTCAAAACCCTCACCGGGTTCTGCTCCCAGGCTCCGTTGGAACTGCATTTCGGGCTGCCCGCTTCCGGTGATTACCAGGTGGATGTGGTTTTCCCGAGCGGGCTCAAGGCTTCGGGGATCTACGAAAACGGCCAAACTGTCACTATCGTCGAGGGCAGCTGA
- a CDS encoding NosD domain-containing protein — translation MAAIFLLLLSSCTGPQHRPDIQVNSIPAEIRQDLTVSGDIRIRGEVKVFQGAVLTVEPGTRFLFEPYDPDGDGVNDSRLVIEGRLVARGEPDAPIFFSSAAENPEPGDWLELRIDRSEGTVLEYCVLEHSRYGLHVHFSSGVVANSIFRDNIDGTRFGTSRFLFVNNAVAANVGKGINLRDSRIIIAGNSIIGNRHGIFIFEQGSESWITGNVFSDNTSADIRFGDFYEGDTPHMASNEGQERGVVVIPDRDDLAALASGSPRLMAGPTVTVWEAHSLWEREIGSFVDGGPVLLPGKRVAVASWKEGITVLGAQEGNILSRTPVGDVVDATPLSHGSALLFPAWDRTFVRLDVERETVLKTGKWPASLADDHRQASPVLLEGKVVQGLWNGELRAMDPWTLEPEWSVLLDGPIRATPIVEAGNIQVITESGTYYLVTNKGVILVKMPLGEPVWSSPASLMDGQLAVVTKTGILKLFRGREKSWSRKLGGPGTYASPIALGQPPLVSAAAADGNGSLYLFDSDGALLWRTELGSAVHTLSRTEQTLWAGTEDGILAALDPMTGRVRLRVEAAGAVHGRPAWSGGWDPVIWAARDGIVRAFELTRRREPWEGPAQ, via the coding sequence ATGGCAGCTATATTCTTGCTGCTGCTATCCAGCTGCACCGGCCCCCAGCACCGTCCTGATATCCAGGTAAACTCGATCCCGGCTGAAATTCGCCAGGACCTCACTGTTTCCGGAGATATCCGGATTCGGGGTGAGGTGAAGGTCTTTCAAGGGGCGGTTCTGACTGTCGAACCGGGGACACGGTTCCTCTTCGAGCCTTACGACCCGGACGGAGACGGCGTCAACGACTCGCGACTGGTTATCGAGGGCAGGCTCGTGGCCCGCGGAGAGCCGGACGCGCCTATCTTTTTTTCCAGCGCGGCCGAGAACCCCGAACCGGGCGATTGGCTGGAGCTTCGCATCGACCGCAGCGAGGGGACGGTTCTGGAGTACTGCGTTCTGGAGCACTCCCGCTACGGCCTGCACGTGCATTTCAGTTCAGGTGTGGTTGCCAACAGTATTTTCCGGGACAACATCGACGGGACCCGGTTCGGTACGAGCCGCTTCCTGTTTGTTAACAACGCTGTAGCGGCAAACGTGGGTAAGGGTATCAACCTGCGCGACTCCAGGATAATCATTGCCGGCAACAGCATCATAGGTAACCGCCACGGGATCTTCATCTTCGAACAAGGTTCGGAATCGTGGATTACCGGGAACGTTTTCTCAGACAACACCTCCGCGGACATCCGGTTCGGCGATTTTTACGAGGGGGACACCCCCCACATGGCGTCCAATGAGGGTCAGGAGAGGGGTGTCGTGGTCATACCTGACCGTGATGACCTTGCCGCCCTGGCCTCCGGAAGTCCGAGGCTCATGGCCGGGCCTACTGTAACCGTCTGGGAAGCGCACAGCCTCTGGGAGCGGGAGATCGGATCCTTTGTGGACGGCGGCCCTGTCCTGTTGCCCGGGAAACGTGTGGCTGTGGCCAGCTGGAAGGAGGGGATCACCGTACTGGGTGCGCAGGAAGGGAATATCCTGTCGAGGACGCCCGTGGGAGATGTGGTGGATGCCACGCCGCTTTCACACGGCTCCGCACTTCTGTTCCCTGCCTGGGACCGTACCTTCGTGAGACTGGACGTGGAAAGAGAAACCGTTTTGAAAACCGGGAAGTGGCCGGCCTCTCTTGCCGATGACCACCGGCAGGCTTCACCCGTTCTGCTGGAAGGAAAGGTCGTCCAGGGGCTCTGGAACGGTGAACTCCGGGCCATGGACCCCTGGACCCTTGAACCGGAGTGGAGTGTTCTCCTCGATGGGCCCATCCGGGCAACACCCATCGTTGAGGCTGGAAATATCCAGGTCATCACGGAGTCCGGGACCTACTACCTTGTCACCAACAAGGGAGTCATACTGGTCAAAATGCCGTTGGGCGAACCTGTCTGGTCATCCCCCGCGAGTCTCATGGATGGCCAACTTGCTGTGGTGACCAAGACAGGTATCCTGAAACTGTTCCGCGGGAGGGAAAAGAGCTGGTCCAGGAAACTCGGAGGGCCCGGTACGTACGCTTCCCCCATCGCTCTGGGCCAGCCGCCTCTGGTTTCCGCGGCTGCCGCGGACGGTAACGGTTCGCTCTACCTCTTTGACTCAGATGGAGCCCTGTTGTGGCGGACCGAGCTCGGCTCGGCCGTCCATACCTTGAGCCGTACAGAACAGACCTTGTGGGCCGGGACCGAGGACGGGATCCTTGCCGCCCTCGACCCCATGACCGGACGAGTGAGGCTACGGGTCGAGGCAGCCGGAGCCGTGCACGGCCGTCCCGCCTGGTCGGGAGGTTGGGATCCTGTTATATGGGCCGCCCGGGACGGGATCGTACGCGCGTTTGAACTGACGAGGCGCCGGGAGCCCTGGGAAGGCCCGGCCCAATGA
- a CDS encoding carboxypeptidase-like regulatory domain-containing protein — protein sequence MNATTRNFLFAFLFFSTLFVTPLKGDGTGVSGQTLFRGKGLSGVYVQAFAFQGESSEAAGAANTGSDGVYHIPLAPGSYRITARKRPEGPGSGGMLFASTGDIPVVVNSGSMELPPLILTDSGGAGSAGTGETRVTGAVFSDGAPLAGAYVYFYPGSVRRGPGYVARARTGEGGNYEASLSPGSYTVTVRFGWSGDGMGTVDVGDLVGEYPGSPLAVGKEAIDLGRLDTRPVDRGSWEKYRWAVSAASITVEGVVRDENRSPLAGAYVFLYADHRMVGKPYAISPPTARDGRYSLSVDTPGTYYLGARTRFGGPVEPGEFMGAWGGDSAEPLVLEIGTSSPSLDITVREVW from the coding sequence ATGAATGCAACGACCCGGAACTTCCTCTTCGCATTCCTGTTTTTCAGCACCCTTTTCGTCACCCCGCTTAAAGGGGACGGAACAGGTGTGAGCGGTCAGACACTCTTCAGGGGTAAAGGGCTGTCCGGTGTTTACGTCCAGGCTTTTGCCTTCCAGGGCGAAAGCAGCGAAGCGGCAGGGGCAGCCAACACCGGGTCGGATGGTGTGTACCATATCCCCCTGGCACCCGGTTCCTACCGGATCACGGCCCGCAAGCGGCCGGAGGGGCCGGGATCGGGCGGGATGCTCTTTGCCTCCACCGGGGACATCCCTGTTGTCGTGAACTCCGGATCCATGGAGCTGCCACCCCTTATCCTTACCGATTCGGGGGGGGCTGGAAGCGCCGGGACGGGAGAGACCAGGGTTACCGGAGCCGTCTTCAGTGACGGGGCTCCCCTTGCCGGGGCGTACGTGTACTTCTATCCGGGGAGCGTTCGCCGTGGCCCCGGGTACGTGGCGAGAGCGAGGACGGGGGAAGGAGGAAACTACGAGGCTTCCCTGTCCCCCGGTTCGTACACCGTGACCGTCAGGTTCGGTTGGTCCGGTGACGGCATGGGTACCGTCGATGTGGGCGACCTGGTGGGAGAGTACCCGGGGAGCCCCCTGGCGGTGGGCAAGGAGGCTATCGACCTGGGGCGTCTGGACACGCGCCCCGTGGACAGGGGATCGTGGGAAAAATATCGCTGGGCGGTTTCGGCGGCCTCGATAACCGTCGAGGGTGTGGTAAGAGATGAGAACCGTTCACCGTTGGCCGGCGCCTACGTGTTCCTTTACGCGGATCACAGGATGGTGGGTAAACCGTATGCCATTTCCCCGCCGACTGCCAGGGACGGACGCTATTCCCTGTCGGTTGATACTCCGGGTACATACTACCTTGGAGCCAGGACAAGGTTTGGCGGACCGGTGGAGCCGGGTGAGTTCATGGGGGCGTGGGGTGGGGATAGCGCTGAGCCGCTGGTGTTGGAGATTGGTACTTCGTCGCCTTCGCTGGATATTACGGTAAGAGAGGTCTGGTAA
- a CDS encoding carboxypeptidase-like regulatory domain-containing protein encodes MHGRVAWRGELVEGVVIQAFKDGSGDYMSDPAAVSDPTTTDGTYRLELPPGQYTLVARSPGVEGRRPGPGDYFCYYSGSPVTVNAGAWTPVGFNLVKVKLEDRQKGDSSRIDGVVTYQDQPLERLYLYLYEKADDAFRGPGLATIPVGSGGRFRASVRPGSYFLIARKRLKGGMYGPMEIGDYFNYYPGNPVVVGESETVNLNLETVTRISQLEEGEPPPPSVRGQIVDPAGLPVSGVRVLAYLPDETKGRPLYFSAPSGPDGRFTLMIPRPGEYTLVARERFGGPALPDEFSGGQGGGTVKVRPGEETVTSIVVRKEKAQ; translated from the coding sequence GTGCACGGTCGCGTCGCATGGCGGGGAGAACTGGTGGAGGGTGTCGTCATCCAGGCCTTCAAGGACGGGAGCGGCGACTACATGTCAGATCCGGCAGCCGTTTCCGATCCCACCACCACCGACGGCACGTACCGCCTGGAGCTTCCCCCCGGCCAGTACACGCTGGTGGCAAGGAGCCCCGGCGTGGAGGGCCGACGGCCCGGTCCCGGCGACTACTTCTGCTACTACAGCGGAAGCCCCGTCACCGTGAATGCGGGCGCCTGGACGCCTGTCGGTTTCAACCTGGTCAAGGTAAAGCTCGAAGACCGGCAAAAAGGGGATTCGAGCAGGATCGACGGTGTGGTCACCTACCAGGACCAGCCTCTCGAGAGGCTGTACCTCTACCTTTACGAAAAGGCTGATGACGCTTTTCGCGGACCTGGCCTTGCCACGATCCCGGTGGGCTCGGGAGGCCGGTTCCGCGCTTCGGTGAGACCCGGAAGCTATTTTCTCATTGCCCGCAAACGGCTGAAGGGAGGCATGTACGGCCCCATGGAGATCGGGGATTATTTCAACTACTACCCCGGAAACCCCGTGGTGGTCGGCGAGTCGGAAACAGTTAATCTGAACCTGGAAACGGTGACCCGGATCAGTCAGCTGGAGGAAGGGGAACCGCCGCCCCCATCGGTTCGCGGACAAATAGTCGATCCTGCGGGGCTGCCGGTCAGTGGAGTGCGGGTCCTCGCCTACCTCCCCGATGAGACAAAGGGAAGGCCCCTGTACTTTTCCGCACCGAGCGGACCGGACGGCCGGTTCACCCTCATGATTCCGAGGCCGGGAGAGTACACCCTGGTGGCCAGGGAGCGTTTCGGGGGGCCGGCCTTGCCGGATGAGTTTTCAGGGGGCCAGGGCGGCGGAACGGTCAAGGTCAGGCCCGGGGAGGAAACGGTGACCTCCATCGTGGTCAGGAAGGAAAAGGCGCAGTGA